A window of Paraburkholderia bryophila contains these coding sequences:
- a CDS encoding DoxX family protein: MEAIQNTAPSAHNTLRGRWNALAAKLQVLINDSLLSLVARFAIAAIFFMSGRTKVSGILTLTPSTYELFRTEYKLPLVPPEIAAHIAAYSEHLFPLLLVLGLFSRFSAFALLGMTTVIEVFVYPDAWPTHLSWAGLLLVIIGRGAGVFSLDHKFGIR, translated from the coding sequence ATGGAAGCGATCCAGAACACGGCGCCCAGCGCGCACAACACGTTGCGCGGACGTTGGAACGCACTTGCCGCGAAGCTGCAAGTTTTGATCAACGATTCGCTGTTGTCGCTGGTCGCGCGCTTCGCGATTGCCGCGATCTTCTTCATGTCGGGACGCACGAAGGTGAGCGGCATTCTCACGTTGACGCCGAGCACGTACGAACTGTTTCGCACCGAATACAAGCTGCCGCTCGTCCCGCCGGAAATCGCCGCGCACATTGCCGCCTATTCGGAGCATCTTTTCCCGTTGCTGCTGGTGCTGGGTCTGTTCTCGCGCTTCTCCGCGTTCGCGTTGCTCGGCATGACGACCGTGATCGAGGTATTCGTCTATCCGGACGCATGGCCGACGCATCTGTCGTGGGCCGGCTTGCTGCTGGTGATCATCGGGCGTGGTGCGGGCGTGTTCTCGCTGGACCATAAGTTCGGCATCCGTTAA
- a CDS encoding HvfC/BufC N-terminal domain-containing protein, translating into MNRSLSHFQDAFAGALYDADAASPLLDSLLAQPGFAVYRNNVVKACIDALQANFPSVERLVGSDWFRAAAAIYVRRQAPSDARLLYYGHDFPAFLDSFEPARELPYLANVARLDRLWTETHAAADEPGIDVVSLACLAPEALGRLTLPLRAAVRWQWFANQPAYTIWHCNREAVELPPELDWSGEGALLTRPEGAVQWRPLGTGGCAFLDACAASQTLDAAAQNALDAQPSLDFTQLLGDLIAAGAFAAIDVAPHGTL; encoded by the coding sequence ATGAACCGCTCGCTCAGCCACTTCCAGGATGCATTCGCGGGCGCGCTCTACGACGCCGACGCGGCGTCGCCCTTGCTCGATTCGCTGCTCGCGCAACCGGGCTTCGCGGTGTATCGCAACAACGTCGTGAAAGCTTGCATCGACGCATTGCAAGCGAACTTTCCGAGCGTGGAGCGACTGGTCGGCAGCGACTGGTTTCGCGCGGCCGCCGCGATTTATGTGCGCCGGCAAGCGCCTTCGGACGCGCGGCTGCTGTACTACGGCCACGATTTCCCCGCGTTTCTGGACAGCTTCGAGCCCGCTCGCGAGCTGCCTTATCTGGCGAACGTCGCGCGGCTCGATCGCCTGTGGACCGAAACGCATGCGGCCGCGGATGAACCCGGCATCGACGTTGTCTCACTGGCCTGCCTTGCGCCGGAAGCGCTTGGACGACTGACGCTGCCGTTGCGCGCCGCCGTGCGCTGGCAATGGTTCGCCAACCAGCCGGCTTACACGATCTGGCATTGCAATCGTGAAGCGGTCGAACTGCCGCCAGAACTCGACTGGTCGGGCGAAGGCGCATTGCTGACACGGCCGGAAGGCGCGGTGCAGTGGCGACCGCTCGGCACGGGCGGCTGCGCATTTCTCGACGCGTGCGCCGCATCGCAGACACTCGACGCCGCCGCGCAAAACGCGCTCGACGCGCAACCCTCACTCGATTTCACGCAACTTCTCGGCGACCTGATCGCGGCGGGCGCATTCGCTGCGATCGACGTTGCACCTCACGGAACACTTTGA
- the bufB gene encoding MNIO family bufferin maturase, giving the protein MKTLTHMGAGLGLKPDHYAQAHDCNAEGLWFEVHPENYMVDGGPRLAWLDAIRSRHPLSLHGVSLSLAADSAPDAVHLQRLRALADRVEPTLVSEHLAWSTWRGAYHPDLLPFPRTREALVRIADNIARTQDALARRIAIENPTHYLQLDGHEMDELTFLGELCRTTGCGLLLDVNNVYISAHNLGFDAASYLDAVPADAVMEIHLAGHSRDAHGATTLLIDSHDAPIADDVWSLYGHLIERIGARPTLIERDDHIPPFDALLTERAIAQRLLASTEAMV; this is encoded by the coding sequence ATGAAGACGCTAACCCACATGGGCGCCGGTTTGGGCCTCAAGCCCGACCACTACGCGCAGGCCCACGACTGCAATGCGGAAGGTCTGTGGTTCGAGGTTCATCCCGAGAACTACATGGTCGACGGCGGCCCTCGCCTCGCATGGCTGGACGCGATTCGCAGCCGTCATCCGCTGTCGTTGCATGGTGTGTCGTTGTCGCTGGCGGCGGATAGTGCGCCCGACGCGGTTCATCTACAAAGACTGAGGGCGTTGGCGGATCGCGTCGAGCCCACGCTGGTCTCGGAGCATCTCGCCTGGTCTACGTGGCGCGGCGCGTATCACCCGGATCTGCTGCCGTTTCCACGCACCCGCGAAGCGCTCGTGCGGATCGCGGACAACATCGCCCGGACTCAGGATGCGCTTGCGCGGCGCATCGCGATTGAAAACCCCACGCATTATCTTCAGCTCGACGGTCATGAAATGGACGAGCTGACGTTTCTCGGCGAACTGTGCCGCACCACAGGGTGCGGTTTGCTGCTCGACGTGAACAACGTTTATATCAGCGCGCACAACCTGGGCTTCGACGCGGCGTCGTATCTCGACGCGGTGCCGGCGGATGCGGTGATGGAAATTCATCTCGCCGGACATAGCCGCGACGCTCACGGCGCCACCACGTTACTGATCGACTCTCACGATGCGCCGATCGCCGACGACGTCTGGTCCCTGTACGGCCACCTGATCGAACGAATCGGCGCGAGACCCACGCTGATAGAACGCGACGATCACATTCCGCCATTCGACGCTCTGTTGACGGAACGCGCTATCGCTCAACGGTTATTGGCGAGTACGGAGGCGATGGTATGA
- a CDS encoding BufA1 family periplasmic bufferin-type metallophore: MNNLKLAAAALALASLASGAFAQTQPAAGGAMEKCYGVAMAGHNDCKAGAGTTCAGTSKMDFQGNSWKNVPVGTCTTIKTPHGTGSLSPMES, encoded by the coding sequence ATGAACAACCTTAAACTCGCCGCCGCCGCTCTCGCCCTCGCTTCGCTCGCTAGCGGTGCTTTCGCCCAAACCCAACCGGCCGCCGGCGGTGCCATGGAGAAATGCTACGGCGTGGCGATGGCCGGCCACAACGATTGCAAGGCCGGCGCCGGCACGACGTGCGCGGGCACCTCGAAGATGGACTTTCAGGGCAATTCGTGGAAGAACGTGCCGGTCGGCACCTGCACGACGATCAAGACGCCGCACGGCACGGGTTCGCTCTCGCCGATGGAATCGTAA
- a CDS encoding sigma-70 family RNA polymerase sigma factor: protein MDRTNDDATLQIKEKHLQALLLKGMDGDEAAYRRFLSELSTHLRGFLRRRLHSQPGDIEDLVQEVLLAVHNGRHTYRPEEPLTAWVHAIARYKLTDYFRARSRYDALNDPLDDAFELLAAPDLEPAQAKRDLGKLLEQLPDRQRLPIVHVKLEGLSVSETAQMTGLSESAVKIGVHRGLKALAAKIRGTR from the coding sequence ATGGATCGAACTAACGATGACGCGACGTTGCAAATCAAGGAGAAGCACCTGCAGGCGCTGCTTCTCAAAGGCATGGATGGCGACGAAGCGGCGTATCGGCGGTTCCTGTCGGAGTTGAGCACGCACTTGCGCGGTTTTCTGAGGAGGCGTTTGCACAGCCAGCCGGGCGATATCGAAGATCTCGTGCAGGAAGTGCTGCTGGCAGTCCACAACGGGCGGCACACCTACCGGCCCGAGGAACCGCTGACCGCATGGGTTCACGCGATCGCACGCTACAAGCTGACGGATTACTTTCGGGCGCGCTCGCGTTACGACGCGCTGAACGATCCGCTCGACGACGCCTTCGAGTTGCTGGCCGCGCCCGATCTGGAGCCGGCGCAGGCCAAGCGCGATCTCGGCAAGCTGCTCGAACAGTTGCCGGACCGCCAGCGGCTGCCGATCGTGCATGTCAAGCTGGAAGGGCTCTCCGTGTCGGAGACCGCGCAAATGACAGGCTTGTCGGAGTCGGCGGTGAAAATCGGCGTACACCGTGGGCTCAAGGCGCTGGCTGCAAAGATTCGAGGAACGCGATGA
- a CDS encoding DUF1109 domain-containing protein, giving the protein MKTDDFISLLATGAAPVDRHQLAKRFSLAVLVGAVGATLIVAVLLGVRRDLAEVAATPIFWAKIALPLCLMLGALQLSTRLARPGAALSASGRLLVAVPLAVVWLAGLYVLMSAPSDLRLALVLGKTWRVCPFNITMLSVPGFIAVFWALKGLAPTRLALAGAAGGLLAGSTATLAYCLHCPEMGIPFWGVWYVLGMLVPTIIGALLGPRLLRW; this is encoded by the coding sequence ATGAAAACGGACGACTTCATTTCCCTGCTTGCAACGGGCGCCGCGCCGGTCGACCGGCACCAGCTCGCCAAGCGCTTCAGCCTCGCCGTGCTGGTCGGCGCGGTCGGCGCGACGCTGATCGTCGCGGTGCTGCTCGGCGTGCGCCGCGATCTGGCGGAAGTGGCGGCCACGCCGATCTTCTGGGCGAAGATCGCGTTGCCGCTGTGCCTGATGCTCGGCGCGCTGCAACTGTCCACCCGGCTCGCCCGACCCGGCGCGGCCCTGAGCGCGAGCGGCCGCCTGCTGGTTGCCGTACCGCTGGCCGTGGTGTGGCTGGCGGGGCTTTATGTGCTGATGTCCGCGCCGAGCGACTTACGGCTCGCGCTGGTGCTCGGCAAAACGTGGCGCGTCTGCCCGTTCAATATCACGATGCTGTCGGTGCCGGGCTTCATCGCCGTTTTCTGGGCGCTCAAGGGACTCGCGCCGACCCGCCTCGCGCTGGCCGGCGCGGCGGGTGGGCTGCTGGCCGGCTCGACCGCCACGCTCGCCTATTGTCTGCATTGTCCCGAGATGGGGATTCCGTTCTGGGGCGTGTGGTACGTGCTCGGCATGCTGGTGCCGACTATCATCGGTGCATTGCTGGGGCCGCGCCTGTTGCGTTGGTGA
- a CDS encoding patatin-like phospholipase family protein — MSSIQATQSDLSTGAARAPLTAFVFAGGGSLGAIEVGMLRELLNRGERPGCVVGASAGAINAAYFAGTPNGEGVAELEALWCRIRRQDIMPFSMLGLLDLLLRRRPHLVEAKALRALLEKNLRYARIEQAALPLHIVATEVLSGNEVVLSSGPVVDAVLASAAIPGVFPPVRIDGADLVDGGVANNTPISVAVGLGATRIVVLPAGFACALHAPPSSPIGQAMHALTLVIARQLVRDLEFYSTRADIFVVPPLCPLEISPYDYTQCDRLIDRAAGKTREWLDGGGLEHVFIPGELRQHAHAAH; from the coding sequence ATGTCATCGATTCAAGCCACGCAGTCCGATCTGTCCACCGGCGCGGCGCGCGCGCCGCTGACCGCGTTCGTGTTCGCGGGCGGCGGTAGTCTCGGCGCGATCGAAGTCGGCATGCTGCGGGAATTGCTCAATCGCGGCGAGCGTCCCGGTTGCGTCGTCGGCGCTTCCGCGGGCGCGATCAATGCCGCCTATTTCGCCGGCACGCCGAATGGCGAGGGCGTCGCGGAGCTGGAAGCGCTCTGGTGCCGCATCCGCCGCCAGGACATCATGCCGTTTTCCATGCTCGGGCTGCTCGACCTTCTGTTGCGGCGCCGTCCGCATCTGGTGGAAGCCAAAGCACTGCGCGCGCTGCTGGAAAAAAACCTGCGCTACGCGCGCATCGAGCAGGCGGCGTTGCCGCTGCATATCGTCGCGACCGAGGTGCTGTCGGGCAACGAAGTCGTCCTCTCGTCCGGCCCGGTGGTGGACGCCGTTCTTGCCAGCGCGGCGATTCCCGGCGTGTTTCCGCCGGTGCGTATCGACGGTGCGGATCTGGTGGATGGCGGCGTCGCCAACAACACGCCCATTTCAGTCGCGGTCGGTCTCGGCGCCACACGCATCGTCGTGCTGCCGGCCGGCTTTGCGTGCGCGCTGCACGCGCCGCCTTCCAGTCCGATCGGTCAAGCCATGCACGCGCTGACGCTGGTCATTGCGCGCCAGCTCGTTCGCGATCTGGAGTTTTACTCGACGCGCGCCGACATCTTCGTCGTACCGCCGCTCTGCCCGCTCGAAATCTCCCCCTACGATTACACGCAATGCGATCGTCTGATCGATCGGGCCGCCGGAAAAACGCGCGAGTGGCTCGATGGCGGCGGCCTGGAGCATGTGTTCATCCCCGGTGAATTGCGACAGCATGCGCACGCGGCGCATTGA
- a CDS encoding porin codes for MAADDGTVTLYGVLDTSVEITNPGSGWTSRLDSGAYRGSRIGLRGAEPIGAETYVVFALENGFSSADGTLQTPGVIFNRQAWIGSRGRWGEVRFGRQYSPIYIPFKGDLDAFGAGTIASGLNNLSKITPYTNNAITYLSPQVGGFDATVMMALRDASESDGNGVDGYYLTVRYQIDNFKLLFARQQTHGAAALRANLGGASYAMDKVRVWLSFFNGDGGSPLYHGAGGSLSAQYSFSADARASLGYAHVRDFTGEGASADQFSASFEYNFSRTLLFYFTAAYLANHDDASFTLRGVNVTGLPVAYPGAPVKGVQFGLVQRF; via the coding sequence ATGGCGGCGGACGACGGCACCGTCACGCTATACGGCGTGCTCGACACCAGCGTTGAAATCACCAACCCCGGCTCCGGATGGACCTCACGTCTCGACTCGGGCGCTTATCGCGGCTCGCGAATCGGCTTGCGCGGCGCCGAGCCGATCGGCGCCGAGACCTATGTGGTGTTCGCGCTGGAAAACGGTTTCAGCAGCGCCGACGGCACGTTGCAAACTCCGGGTGTGATATTCAACCGCCAGGCATGGATCGGCTCGCGAGGGCGCTGGGGCGAAGTGCGCTTCGGCCGCCAGTATTCGCCGATCTATATTCCGTTCAAAGGCGATCTCGACGCGTTCGGCGCGGGCACGATCGCGTCGGGGCTCAACAATCTCTCGAAGATCACGCCCTACACGAACAACGCGATCACCTATCTGTCGCCGCAGGTCGGCGGTTTTGACGCGACCGTCATGATGGCCCTGCGCGATGCGTCGGAGAGCGATGGTAACGGCGTCGACGGTTACTACCTGACGGTCCGCTATCAGATCGACAACTTCAAGCTGCTATTCGCGCGTCAGCAGACCCACGGCGCCGCTGCGCTGCGCGCCAATCTCGGCGGCGCGAGTTACGCGATGGATAAAGTCCGCGTATGGCTGTCGTTTTTCAACGGCGATGGCGGCTCGCCGCTGTATCACGGCGCGGGCGGCTCGCTGTCGGCGCAATACAGCTTTTCCGCTGACGCGCGCGCGTCGCTGGGCTATGCGCATGTACGGGATTTCACGGGCGAAGGTGCGAGCGCCGATCAGTTCAGCGCATCGTTCGAATACAACTTTTCGCGCACGCTGCTGTTCTATTTCACGGCGGCGTATCTCGCGAATCACGACGATGCCAGCTTCACGCTGCGTGGGGTCAACGTGACCGGCTTGCCGGTTGCGTATCCCGGTGCGCCGGTCAAGGGTGTGCAGTTTGGTTTGGTGCAGCGGTTCTGA
- a CDS encoding methyl-accepting chemotaxis protein, whose translation MHRFSFTQKLWLPLVVSLIALLAVSVSAAWLSRQTRIEERKHDLVNVAHVGLSIVNEYAALAQSGALSEADARKQALERLRGIRYGEDGYFLVIDSTPRMIMHAMKPALNGKELAASADADGRHHYVTFAAVAQAPQGGFVDYVFPHPQDPPSAAVGKIGYVVRYAPWDWIIATGAYVDDIDAAFRESLYFVGGVFAAVALLLSALVSLTNRSIQRAIGGDPVYVAEVAGAISNGNLAVPIQTRHGDESSLLLTMQRMRDALAQTIEQIKGAADKVAIGAREIAGGNADLSARTESQAAALQETAASMEQMTAMVRQTAENAQTASRLTASAEQIVNRGGEMAAEAVSTMQEMSAESQRMVDIIAVIEGIAFQTNILALNAAVEAARAGDEGRGFAVVAGEVRTLAQRSASAAKEIRTLISRAAEKVENGAELVGKTGATIHDAREAIAKVSGVMRDIAAAAAEQSAGIDQVGDAVTQMDSVTQQNAALVEQAAAVAQTLTEQAKLLQVSISTFHLRDGSTSASAPPSNARTARRDARGLATAL comes from the coding sequence ATGCATCGATTCAGTTTCACGCAGAAACTCTGGCTGCCGCTCGTCGTCAGCCTGATCGCACTCCTTGCCGTGTCCGTGTCGGCGGCGTGGCTATCGCGTCAGACGCGCATCGAGGAACGCAAACACGATCTGGTGAACGTGGCGCACGTGGGCCTCAGTATCGTCAACGAATATGCGGCGCTGGCGCAAAGCGGCGCGCTCAGCGAGGCCGACGCGCGTAAGCAGGCGCTCGAACGCCTGCGCGGCATTCGTTATGGCGAAGACGGCTACTTTCTCGTGATCGATTCGACGCCGCGCATGATCATGCACGCGATGAAGCCCGCGCTGAACGGCAAAGAGCTCGCCGCTTCCGCCGATGCCGACGGCCGCCATCACTACGTGACGTTCGCCGCGGTCGCGCAGGCGCCGCAAGGCGGCTTCGTGGATTACGTGTTCCCGCATCCGCAAGACCCGCCCTCCGCCGCGGTCGGCAAGATCGGCTACGTGGTGCGTTACGCGCCGTGGGACTGGATCATCGCGACCGGTGCTTACGTGGACGATATCGACGCCGCGTTCAGGGAGTCGTTGTATTTCGTCGGCGGCGTATTCGCGGCCGTCGCGCTGCTGCTGTCCGCGCTGGTGAGTCTCACCAATCGCAGCATTCAGCGCGCCATTGGCGGCGATCCGGTCTATGTGGCTGAAGTGGCCGGCGCGATCAGCAACGGCAATCTCGCGGTGCCGATCCAAACCCGTCACGGCGACGAATCGAGTCTGCTGCTCACCATGCAACGCATGCGCGACGCGCTCGCGCAGACGATCGAACAGATCAAGGGCGCGGCCGACAAAGTGGCGATCGGCGCGCGCGAGATCGCGGGCGGCAACGCGGACCTGTCGGCACGGACGGAGAGTCAGGCGGCGGCGCTGCAGGAAACCGCCGCGAGCATGGAGCAGATGACCGCGATGGTCAGGCAGACGGCGGAGAACGCGCAGACCGCCAGCCGCCTCACGGCGAGCGCGGAGCAGATCGTCAATCGTGGCGGCGAGATGGCGGCCGAGGCGGTGTCGACCATGCAGGAAATGTCGGCGGAGTCGCAGCGTATGGTCGACATCATCGCCGTGATCGAAGGCATTGCGTTTCAGACCAATATCCTCGCGCTCAACGCGGCAGTCGAGGCCGCTCGGGCCGGCGACGAAGGGCGCGGTTTCGCGGTGGTGGCCGGCGAAGTGCGGACCCTGGCGCAGCGCAGTGCGTCGGCCGCGAAAGAGATCCGCACGCTGATCAGCCGCGCGGCGGAAAAGGTCGAGAACGGTGCTGAGCTGGTCGGTAAAACCGGTGCGACGATTCACGACGCGCGCGAGGCGATTGCGAAAGTGTCGGGCGTCATGCGCGATATCGCCGCCGCGGCCGCCGAACAGAGCGCGGGCATCGATCAGGTCGGCGACGCGGTCACGCAGATGGATAGCGTGACGCAGCAAAACGCGGCGCTGGTCGAACAGGCGGCGGCCGTCGCGCAGACGCTCACCGAGCAGGCGAAACTGCTGCAAGTGTCGATCTCCACGTTTCATTTGCGGGACGGTTCGACCAGTGCGTCCGCACCGCCGTCGAATGCACGAACCGCGCGCCGCGATGCACGCGGCCTTGCTACCGCGCTATGA
- a CDS encoding GGDEF domain-containing protein encodes MPTSIRLVLFALCFIGAHALCLLMFPSRSTLASYPFLIVAPSLALAACCWRARAEVRALRMPWVLLGVGLFLWILGVALSAWEDIFQQIPESIAWFSDFSYFLYAVPILLAIASVSNGQRILFFVWMDGIQAVVTAYLAYITIFSVVPFSGHALAPISASVLVLTYDVENGLLAVAATLRLLVQPRNAGRRFYEILCGYLWVYALVAAVYNHWAAVSDGHALMDVIVDIPFLLLSAACFTRPANTVDADTADWKRPLAVIIENVSPIVYTLALLALSIVLMREHFYVGTVGIFTALVVYTIRTTTLQSRLVRTQQALSDARDRLEKIALTDALTNVANRRCFDQTLALEWSRAARTQHPLGVLLIDIDHFKKLNDRYGHPAGDKCLVAVAAALQVALPRGGDLLARYGGEEFAAILPATDEDGARRVAAKMLSAVQALRIRNETPLGDHVTVSIGVAVAVSESAGVGSTHQIVEAADQALYRAKGAGRNRIEAFVPRDYQGSGSI; translated from the coding sequence TTGCCAACGTCGATACGTCTCGTACTGTTTGCCTTGTGCTTCATCGGCGCACACGCACTGTGCCTGCTGATGTTCCCGTCGCGCTCCACCCTGGCTAGCTATCCTTTTCTGATCGTCGCGCCTTCGCTCGCGTTGGCGGCCTGCTGCTGGCGCGCTCGCGCCGAGGTCCGCGCGTTGCGCATGCCGTGGGTCCTGCTCGGCGTCGGCCTGTTTCTGTGGATTCTCGGCGTGGCGCTCAGCGCCTGGGAAGATATCTTCCAGCAGATTCCGGAGAGCATCGCGTGGTTCTCCGACTTCAGCTACTTTCTCTACGCCGTGCCGATCCTCCTCGCGATCGCGTCGGTGTCGAACGGCCAGCGGATTCTTTTTTTCGTGTGGATGGACGGCATTCAGGCGGTCGTGACCGCTTACCTTGCGTACATCACGATCTTCTCCGTCGTGCCGTTTTCAGGTCATGCGCTCGCGCCAATCTCGGCGTCAGTGCTGGTGCTGACCTACGACGTCGAGAACGGCCTGCTGGCCGTTGCGGCAACGTTGCGCCTGCTGGTTCAACCGCGTAACGCGGGCCGCCGGTTCTACGAAATCTTGTGCGGCTATTTGTGGGTCTATGCGCTTGTCGCCGCGGTGTATAACCACTGGGCCGCGGTTTCCGACGGCCACGCGTTGATGGACGTGATCGTCGACATTCCCTTCCTGCTGTTGAGCGCGGCGTGCTTCACGCGCCCGGCAAACACCGTCGATGCCGACACGGCCGACTGGAAGAGGCCGCTCGCGGTGATTATCGAAAACGTCAGTCCGATCGTGTACACGTTGGCGCTGCTCGCGTTGAGCATCGTCCTGATGCGTGAACACTTTTATGTCGGCACGGTAGGCATTTTTACCGCCCTGGTGGTGTACACGATCCGCACCACGACCTTGCAAAGCCGGCTGGTTCGGACCCAGCAGGCGTTGAGCGACGCGCGCGACCGCCTCGAAAAAATCGCGCTGACGGACGCGTTGACCAATGTGGCCAACCGTCGTTGCTTCGATCAAACGCTGGCGCTCGAATGGAGCCGTGCCGCGCGTACGCAGCATCCGCTCGGCGTGTTGCTGATCGATATCGACCACTTCAAGAAGCTGAACGACCGCTACGGTCATCCGGCCGGCGACAAATGCCTTGTTGCGGTGGCGGCCGCGTTGCAGGTGGCGCTCCCGCGCGGCGGCGATCTGCTGGCGCGCTATGGCGGCGAGGAGTTCGCCGCGATCCTGCCGGCCACCGACGAAGACGGCGCGCGTCGCGTGGCGGCCAAAATGCTGAGCGCGGTTCAGGCGCTGCGCATCCGCAACGAGACGCCGCTGGGCGATCACGTCACCGTCAGCATCGGCGTGGCGGTGGCCGTGTCGGAATCGGCGGGCGTGGGCTCCACGCATCAGATCGTCGAAGCCGCGGACCAGGCGCTCTACCGCGCGAAAGGCGCCGGGCGAAATCGCATCGAGGCCTTCGTGCCGCGCGATTATCAGGGGAGTGGTTCGATCTAG
- a CDS encoding amidase: MQRRGFIKSFGLLASGLLSTNATHAADTGPLAPVSGDVANTGSATSATSATQATRLALSRIDALDRRGPRLRSIIELNPDALRIAAALDSERRAGKLRGPLHGMPIVIKDNIATGDRMATTAGSLALDGIRATRDAELVRRLREAGAVIVGKTNLSEWANIRSTRSTSGWSGRGGLTRNPYGLDRTTSGSSSGSAAAVAAGMTTMAIGTETDGSIVSPASMCGVVGLKPTVGRVSRDGIIPISHSQDTPGPITATVRDAALLLSALAGGPDPRDPRTLPAPAPDDYLRALRKDALKGARLGVAREFFTGHDEVDQQIDLAIAQLKRLGAEIVDPIDLPKVGYGKEELAVLLHEFKHDLPLWLDTFAPHAPIHTLADLIAFDNAHRRDEMPYFGQELFDQAQALGDLDSDAYRTALAACRKQSRDEGLDRVLRQHGLDAIVAPTGGTAWLTDFINGDSDGGGGFSTPAAVAGYPHLTVPAGQVRGLPVGLSFVGPAWSEARLLALGYAYEQATQWRRPPSYPAHTATPLPI, from the coding sequence ATGCAACGACGCGGATTCATCAAGTCTTTCGGTTTACTCGCCTCCGGGCTGCTCTCGACCAACGCCACGCACGCTGCGGATACGGGTCCGCTCGCCCCGGTATCGGGCGACGTCGCCAACACCGGCAGCGCGACCAGCGCCACCAGCGCCACCCAGGCCACGCGCCTCGCGCTCAGCCGCATCGACGCGCTCGACCGCCGTGGTCCACGCCTGCGCAGCATCATCGAACTGAATCCCGACGCGTTGCGGATCGCCGCCGCGCTGGATAGCGAACGCCGCGCGGGCAAGCTGCGTGGCCCGCTGCACGGCATGCCGATCGTCATCAAGGACAATATCGCGACCGGCGACCGCATGGCGACCACCGCGGGTTCGCTCGCGCTCGACGGCATTCGCGCGACGCGCGACGCCGAGCTCGTGCGCCGCTTGCGCGAGGCGGGCGCGGTGATTGTCGGTAAAACGAATTTGAGCGAATGGGCGAACATTCGCTCCACCCGTTCAACCAGCGGCTGGAGCGGACGCGGCGGCCTGACGCGCAATCCCTACGGTCTGGATCGCACGACCAGCGGTTCGAGTTCCGGGTCGGCCGCAGCCGTCGCGGCGGGCATGACCACCATGGCGATCGGCACGGAGACCGACGGCTCGATCGTGTCGCCCGCGTCGATGTGCGGTGTGGTTGGACTGAAGCCGACCGTGGGTCGCGTGAGCCGTGACGGCATCATCCCGATCTCGCACAGTCAGGACACGCCTGGTCCGATCACGGCGACGGTGCGCGATGCGGCGCTGCTGCTGTCGGCCCTGGCAGGCGGCCCCGACCCGCGCGATCCACGAACGCTGCCGGCTCCAGCACCGGATGATTACCTGCGGGCCTTGCGCAAAGACGCGCTGAAAGGCGCGCGCCTCGGCGTGGCGCGGGAATTTTTCACGGGACACGACGAAGTCGACCAGCAGATCGACCTGGCCATCGCGCAGTTGAAACGGCTCGGCGCGGAAATCGTCGACCCGATCGATCTGCCGAAGGTCGGCTACGGCAAGGAAGAACTGGCCGTTCTGCTGCATGAATTCAAACACGATCTGCCGCTGTGGCTCGACACGTTCGCGCCGCACGCGCCGATTCATACGCTGGCCGATCTGATCGCTTTCGACAACGCGCATCGCCGAGACGAGATGCCTTACTTCGGCCAGGAACTGTTCGACCAGGCGCAGGCGCTCGGAGACCTGGACAGCGACGCGTATCGAACCGCGCTGGCAGCTTGCCGTAAGCAATCGCGCGACGAAGGACTCGATCGTGTGCTGCGTCAGCACGGGCTGGATGCTATCGTCGCGCCGACCGGCGGCACGGCGTGGCTGACCGACTTCATCAATGGCGACAGCGACGGCGGCGGCGGGTTTTCGACGCCGGCCGCCGTGGCCGGTTATCCACACCTCACGGTGCCGGCCGGCCAGGTGCGTGGACTGCCGGTCGGGTTGTCGTTCGTTGGACCCGCGTGGAGCGAGGCGCGTTTGCTGGCGCTCGGCTATGCGTACGAACAGGCCACCCAGTGGCGCAGGCCGCCGAGCTATCCGGCGCATACGGCCACGCCGTTGCCGATCTAG